In the Raphanus sativus cultivar WK10039 unplaced genomic scaffold, ASM80110v3 Scaffold1461, whole genome shotgun sequence genome, ATCTGAGCCATAAATACTTGGGTATGAGGAGACCCATTACATCCATACATCCCTATACAGTCCCTTTCCAAAATTATGTCCACATCATAATTCCGAGAAACCAATTTAGCCTGCATCGGCTTGCCTTTTACAGAGAACTCCAATtcataccaaaaaaaagaattaaagagATATGTTTGTCTCGAAAATAAAACACTCATTTCCGTAGATAACTCAACCTCATATAAAACTGACCCCTTCTTCCATAGGAACCAGATTAGATATTCATAGAATATATCACTATGGGTCCCTGCACAATCTCCAACCTCCCACAAAATACAAACCTCCAACTTATCATTGTCTCCCAAAGAACACCAGTATTCACACACCTGATGAATAACAACTCCATAGCTTGTCAATCCCCATAACTTATCATCTATCACTTGGTCTCTCAACTCCATAACTTGCCACAATAATCGCCAGCGCCAAACCTGAGACTTATAGACACCTCCACCGAACCCCAAGCCTCCCGATAGCACCATTAACCAAACGCCTATTAAATCGGAACCTGTCATCAACATAAGTCCCACCCTATAAACAGTCCCGGTGCTGAATAAACCAACTCTACCTCTTATAATTATCTGAGCGTTCCAGTATACCTCTAAACAACCCCAACAATGGCAAGAAGAAGCCAAATCCCGCCCACACCTAAGCACAACTAAAGGCCACATCCTTAGATATAAAATCgaacaacaaaacctaaacaAACCCACAGTAACCCAATCCTGAATATAAAGTATCCACCACGATTCCCTGCTAGACAAGACCACCTCAGTTCCCATAAAACAATGGCACCATATGAAACTGTGAAAAGTACATCTCTGAGGCCATTCCTTACTTCCCTGTTTCCTCAAAAACTcaaccacaaaataaaaatataatgatatCACCTTTCCCAACCACCACTCTATCCAGTAACAAAAAAGATCAGTTTTATTCCATGATTCAACCCAGACAACTCGATTGCCCATATACCCAAAAGGggaacaacaaaaaaacaacagaGCCAAGACCATATTCTCGGCTAAACAAACTATGCTCATAGAGCTTATTAAAAGTAAATCAAGAGAAATAAAAACCCCACACAGAGAAACCTCCTGCTGCAACGGGTTAAGCTTCTTCTCGGTGTCTTTATCCATAAACTAAGGTAATGGATGACTGGAAGCTGGGTTTGACGAGCCCTTTCCTTCCTGATTGCTTCTGCCTTCTCCATTGCGGGTTCCTGTCTTAGCCTGAGTTTTCCTACGAGGAGAAGTGATCGCACTGGCCACTCGCAGCTTGTTGCTCGCCGCACTACTCGGAGGCGCCTTGAACAAACGTTTCTTAGTCGTTTGTTTTTTGATGTCTTCTTCACCAGCCTGCTCCTTTTTGTTTGCCTTATCACTCTCCTCCAAAAACTCCTGAGGAACTACAATTTCCTCCATCTCTTGGTTCAGAGCCGCCTCTTCTTCCGCAGTGAGCTCTGGAAGATCATCCACATTGTCCACATCAAAACCATCTGCCCGACAAGAAGCCTTAATCACTTCCCACTCCATCGCTTCATCATCTCCTCCCCTAGTCTGCTCTCCCCTTAGGCCTTGCAACTGTTGTAATCCATCCTCCATGTCAACCTGATCTGAGACCACCAGTGGTCCCTGCGCCTGGGTCTCAGCCAATTGTTTCTGAAACTCCAGTGAAGGCAGCACCCCTTGATCATCCTTAGTATCCATAATCTCCCCTTCCTCTCGCAGTTCCTCCACTGGGCGTCTCTGCTCCTGCTGAGTGCTACCAGTAACTGGAGGGTGTGCATAGCCACCTGATTGTGCTCCCTCACGAGATAGTGATTGGCGAGGTAAGCCTTTCACTCCACTATTAAGGTCCCCCGGCGCAGGATGCTTCTTGTTTGATCTATCTGGAACTCTCACCCATCTAGATTCTGACTCCTCGTACATTTTCCCCTTGCCTTTACCATAGTACTCCCTTCCTTCCCTTTCACGGTTCTGTCGATTGCCATTCTCATTGAGTACTACTCCTTTATAACTCCTAGCACGATCATCATGTGCTCCACCTTCATGCCATCCACCATTCCCGTACTGGTTCTCTTTTTTCTCCTCCAAACGCTTCTTAGTTTGGCCCTTAGCTAGAACGCATTTGGCCTCCTCATGGCACAGACTACCACAAAGGGTGCAGTACCCAAACAATTTCTCATATCTCAATGAGATAGCCACCTCCTCACCCTCATAGTATTCTCCACCTTTGAACTCAATTGATGTTTCGAAACAAAGCTCAGTGAACGCGTCCACCACCACCAGCACCCGCATCTGCTCCACATCCACCTCTAGAGTCTTGCCTATAGCGTCACCAATACTTGCAAACGTCTTAGCCGTTCTGAACTCCTTCGATACACCCAGAACCCGAACCCAAAATGGTATCTCCGAGGGGAAGGTCAGAGATCTTTTTGGCTGCCACTTAGCTATGGCTATCATCCAGTAGTCGAAATGATAGGGCTGTAGCTTCAAAACTCCCTCAATATCCTCCTCCTTATCAAAATCGAACTGAAACATGCCCATACCTAAGTCCTTCCCCGTCACGTGTCCCACCATATTCTAAATTTTTGGCGAATTGGTAAGCAGCGCCTGCATCTGTTGCTTCACCGGATTCATACACCTACCAAGTAGCACCTTCGAGCATGACTTGACCAAAGTCGTGTTATCGAAATGAGCCACCGTAATTTTCAACCTTTTGCGCATTCCTTCACCATTTCTTTTCTCCCCCGAGGATCCCACAAGTTGACTCTGCGTCATAGTTAACGAGAGAGAATTGTAACCTTTGAAACCAGAAAA is a window encoding:
- the LOC108854988 gene encoding uncharacterized protein LOC108854988, encoding MVGHVTGKDLGMGMFQFDFDKEEDIEGVLKLQPYHFDYWMIAIAKWQPKRSLTFPSEIPFWVRVLGVSKEFRTAKTFASIGDAIGKTLEVDVEQMRVLVVVDAFTELCFETSIEFKGGEYYEGEEVAISLRYEKLFGYCTLCGSLCHEEAKCVLAKGQTKKRLEEKKENQYGNGGWHEGGAHDDRARSYKGVVLNENGNRQNREREGREYYGKGKGKMYEESESRWVRVPDRSNKKHPAPGDLNSGVKGLPRQSLSREGAQSGGYAHPPVTGSTQQEQRRPVEELREEGEIMDTKDDQGVLPSLEFQKQLAETQAQGPLVVSDQVDMEDGLQQLQGLRGEQTRGGDDEAMEWEVIKASCRADGFDVDNVDDLPELTAEEEAALNQEMEEIVVPQEFLEESDKANKKEQAGEEDIKKQTTKKRLFKAPPSSAASNKLRVASAITSPRRKTQAKTGTRNGEGRSNQEGKGSSNPASSHPLP